The following is a genomic window from Oceanispirochaeta sp. M1.
CAGTGAGAAAATAAAATATCACGGATCTCAGGGCATTCTTGATCTGATAAAAGATTCTGATGCAGATATTGTAGTTAACGGCATTGTCGGTGCCAGTGGACTGATGCCCTCGGTTCAGACACTGAAATGCGGTATTGATCTGGCACTGGCCAACAAGGAGTCCATGGTACTTGCAGGACCCCTTATCAAACACCTTGCTTCAGTTCACCGCTGCAGGCTCCTGCCTGTAGATTCTGAACATTCGGCAATATTCTATCTCCTTGAGAATAGAAAGGCTGCAACCATATCTGAGATTATACTGACTGCCTCAGGCGGTCCCTTCCGGAACAGAGAGATTGATGACTTTGATTCAATAACCAAGAAGGATGCTCTGGCTCACCCGACATGGGATATGGGTCCGAAAATTACAATTGATTCGGCAACCATGGCCAATAAGGGTCTCGAGGTTATAGAAGCACAACAGCTTTTTGATTTTGATGTAGACAGAATTAAAGTTCTCATACATCCCCAAAGTTATGTTCATTCCCTGATCAGAACTAAAGACCTGGCCCTTTATGCGCAGATTTCAGCACCTGACATGAGACTTCCTATTCAGAATGCACTTTTTTATCCAGTTATGAAAGAAGTTCCCTGGGCCTATCTGGATCTTGCAGGTAAAACACTTGAGTTCCAGGAACCGGATTTCAGGAAATTCCCCATGCTGAAGTATGCCTTTGAATGTGCAGACCTTAGAAAATCATACTCTATTGCCTATAACGCTGCCAACGAGATTGCGGTAGATGCATTTCTGGGAGACAGAATTAAATATAAATCAATTGCCGAAGTTACCGAGCATACCCTCCAGAAAGACTGGAGCAATAAATACAACACTGTAGAAGAAATTCTAGCAAGTGATAGAAAAGCACGAAACACGGCAGAAAAATTTGTCAGGAAAATAACGATATGACCATAATGAAGATTCTATTCGGTCTGGTTGGATTATCCATTGTAGTGGTAGTCCATGAGGCCGGACATTTTATAGCCGCCAAACTTTCAGGCATCAAGGTTGAGGCCTTCTCCGTCGGTTGGGGTAAGGTTCTCTATTCAAGGATGTGGAAAGATACGGAATTCAGGATTTCTCTCTTCCCCCTCGGAGGATACTGCAAGATGCAGGGTGAACAGGCAATGATACAGGCCTGGGAGAGCAAAGCAAAAACCATTGATACCGACGAAGGTGATATGTATGCCGCCAGCTGGTGGAAGAGAATCATTGTGTCTCTCAGCGGTCCGTTTATGAACCTGATTTTTGCGGGGATTATCTTCTTCGTAATCAGTTTCATAGGTTATAACATCCACTTTTACCCGTCTCGTATTGTCCTTGCCTCTGAGTATACTCAACGCAGTGACTACCCCGCTGATCAGGCCGAACTGCAGAGCGGAGATCTGATTACTGCAATCAATGGTAAAGAAATTGAGCGCTTTGATCAGCTCCAGAGGATGATTGTCGTCAATCCTGATGAGGCCATTACCCTTACAGTTAAAAGAGACTCAAAACTAATGAACATCGATGTCACTCCCGAACTAAATAAGGAGAGCGGTGCCGGTTATATGGGGATTTATCCCTGGATCGATGCTGTAATCCGTGAGTTCAGTGATGAATCACTTCTCAGGGACTACGGTGCCATGGCCGGAGACAGAATACTGGCGGTCAATTCAAGACCCGTTTCTCATGCCCTGGATGTTTCTGCCTCACTTAAAGAGGGAGAGCTTGTTCAGACCATGACCATTTTGCGGAATAATCAGAGAATTACCCTGGATATGTCCGGTGGGATGGAATTAGGCCTGGGTGGAATCAAGTTTGATTACCTGACATACCGGACACCGGCATTCAAACTCATCTCATCATTTAAAAATGGAGCCCTGGAAGCCTGGGAATCAACTAGAAACTCTGTTAAGGGACTTGCACTTCTATTCAAGGGTATCAATCTTCAGTCAGCCGTTTCCGGCCCCCTGAGGATCACCTATATGACCGGAGATCTGGCATTCTCAGGATTCAAAGCCGGTATCGGAGAGGGGCTGCTGAGCTTCTTCCGCTTTATTGCTTTGATTAATATTGCCCTGTTTATAATGAACCTTCTTCCCATTCCTGTCCTTGACGGCGGTCAGATACTTCTGTTTCTTGTAGAAGGCCTGTTTAAAAGAAAACCTAATCCAGCGGTACTCTATAGATACCAGATGCTGGGTACGATGATAGTATTTGCACTGATAATTTTTGCAACCATGAATGACATACTCTTTTTTTCAAGGAACTGATTAATGAAAAAATTAAAAATTACCATACTGCTTTTTATGCTTAGTGCTTCTCTGCTTCCCGCACAGAGAATGATAATTGATTCAGGGCATAATAAATCGGTAACTGCTCTACACTATCACAATCAGTCAAACTCACTGATATCCGCCGATGATTCAGGATTGGTAAATATCTGGGATCTTGAAAGTGACAAACTTGAATATCAACTGGATACGGGTCTATACGGCAGTATTGAACTGAAGCTTCATCCGGAAAAAACTGAGCTGGCAATTCTTGTCAACAGACCGGGTTACAGCGCTCTCTCGGTATGGAATTGGAAAACAGGCAAAAATCTATTTACCAAAACACTCTCAACTCGTCCTATTCAGTTTGATTATTCAGGAAAGGGAAAATTTCTTTTCCTTGCTCGTGTAGGAAATCCGAGTATTGTTTTATATGACAGTCAGTCCGGCCGTGAATACTCATATCTGAAAAGATTGAGCGGTCTCTTCAGCTATGGTTATATCGGTTCTACAGAATCTACTATCATGACCTACAGCAACTCCGGATACTTCAGATATTTTGACATCCGTACATCCTCTCTTAAGAATGAAGCTCCCACCATGGAAGATTTAAGTGATATACAGGTACTTCAGACCGAAGGAAAACGTTATATTCTTGCACGTAAAGAAAACTCAATCTTCATGATTGACCGCCTCAGCGGAGATGTCAAAGATGCAATGACTGTGGAAAATATGCTCTCTTTCTCCATTGACCAGAACAGAGGTGTCCTTTCTGTAGTAAAGCAGTCTGAAAGCGGAAGACTCCGAATCAGTCACAGCTCCACCAAAGGTGCGTTTTTCTCTCCAATTGCTTCGGAAAATTATCTTAACAATGCAAACAGAACACTTGAAGACATGACTGCCGATACAGGTTTTTTCAGAATAACAGACAGATTCAGAGCCATAGAAACCATAAATAACAGGGTCTTTTTATCAGATGCTTCAGGTAATATCTGGGAGCTTGATAAGACTACTTTCAGTCCCATTGTCTACAAGAAAAATGAGCTGGCACATATACAGGATATTGAATTCAACGGAGACACACTCTATATACTCAGCGAAAATGATCTTTATACTCTTGAGAGTAAGTTTTTCGGGGCCAGTGGAACATACAGTACGAACCGTCTGAATGACCTGAGTATGGCTTCCATGAAGAATCCCATTATGGGTAACTCTAAATTAGAGAGTTATGAAGATGGGAAACTTCTTATATGGTCCAGTGAAAATAATGGTAAGGGATATGTTCTCTACGATCCGGAGAACAATGAAATTATTGGAGAAAATAACAGTTACTCCGCGGCTCTGGATCAGGTTAAGGTCAGAAACAGTCAGGTTCTTGCTCTGGAGAGCACTGGAGAGGCCACTTTAAGCAATCTTCAGACAGGAATTAGAGAATTCGGGTTCTCGGCTCTTGGAATGGTTAGTCTGAATTTCCTTGATGATTCCACATTGTTGGCCGGCAAATCACTGATGAAAACAAGTAAGAATCCCCTTTTGACAGTTCAGCTGGACACAGGAGAGATTACACCCTTTGATGATAACCGTTTCCTCATTTACAACATATTAAGTCCTGAGAGGGGCAACAGCATCTATACAGCGGGCCTTAAACTGAAAGAAGACGGTACAATTTCAACAGAGATCAGAAGTCATCAAAAAGAGAACCCTTCTGAAGTCACTACCATCTACAGTAAGAAGGGAGAATGGATCAATTCAATATTAACTGTAGATTCATCCTCCTATACTCCCACACTCTATGGAAGT
Proteins encoded in this region:
- a CDS encoding WD40 repeat domain-containing protein, with protein sequence MKKLKITILLFMLSASLLPAQRMIIDSGHNKSVTALHYHNQSNSLISADDSGLVNIWDLESDKLEYQLDTGLYGSIELKLHPEKTELAILVNRPGYSALSVWNWKTGKNLFTKTLSTRPIQFDYSGKGKFLFLARVGNPSIVLYDSQSGREYSYLKRLSGLFSYGYIGSTESTIMTYSNSGYFRYFDIRTSSLKNEAPTMEDLSDIQVLQTEGKRYILARKENSIFMIDRLSGDVKDAMTVENMLSFSIDQNRGVLSVVKQSESGRLRISHSSTKGAFFSPIASENYLNNANRTLEDMTADTGFFRITDRFRAIETINNRVFLSDASGNIWELDKTTFSPIVYKKNELAHIQDIEFNGDTLYILSENDLYTLESKFFGASGTYSTNRLNDLSMASMKNPIMGNSKLESYEDGKLLIWSSENNGKGYVLYDPENNEIIGENNSYSAALDQVKVRNSQVLALESTGEATLSNLQTGIREFGFSALGMVSLNFLDDSTLLAGKSLMKTSKNPLLTVQLDTGEITPFDDNRFLIYNILSPERGNSIYTAGLKLKEDGTISTEIRSHQKENPSEVTTIYSKKGEWINSILTVDSSSYTPTLYGSITGRDIIKIRGTQRRTWSYDRNIENMFYHQSVLYIINSDGSLTLFDPQKGIKILDYYLLSDENWISINAATGSKPVISDRAAASKINSFSTTTGRSVGSSFSIKTLAAPES
- the rseP gene encoding RIP metalloprotease RseP, whose product is MTIMKILFGLVGLSIVVVVHEAGHFIAAKLSGIKVEAFSVGWGKVLYSRMWKDTEFRISLFPLGGYCKMQGEQAMIQAWESKAKTIDTDEGDMYAASWWKRIIVSLSGPFMNLIFAGIIFFVISFIGYNIHFYPSRIVLASEYTQRSDYPADQAELQSGDLITAINGKEIERFDQLQRMIVVNPDEAITLTVKRDSKLMNIDVTPELNKESGAGYMGIYPWIDAVIREFSDESLLRDYGAMAGDRILAVNSRPVSHALDVSASLKEGELVQTMTILRNNQRITLDMSGGMELGLGGIKFDYLTYRTPAFKLISSFKNGALEAWESTRNSVKGLALLFKGINLQSAVSGPLRITYMTGDLAFSGFKAGIGEGLLSFFRFIALINIALFIMNLLPIPVLDGGQILLFLVEGLFKRKPNPAVLYRYQMLGTMIVFALIIFATMNDILFFSRN
- the dxr gene encoding 1-deoxy-D-xylulose-5-phosphate reductoisomerase — its product is MKRVLILGSTGSIGQSTLEIIRSHHEEFRLVGLQGHSNEQKLLKDAADYPDASLCLSAKKPGSEKIKYHGSQGILDLIKDSDADIVVNGIVGASGLMPSVQTLKCGIDLALANKESMVLAGPLIKHLASVHRCRLLPVDSEHSAIFYLLENRKAATISEIILTASGGPFRNREIDDFDSITKKDALAHPTWDMGPKITIDSATMANKGLEVIEAQQLFDFDVDRIKVLIHPQSYVHSLIRTKDLALYAQISAPDMRLPIQNALFYPVMKEVPWAYLDLAGKTLEFQEPDFRKFPMLKYAFECADLRKSYSIAYNAANEIAVDAFLGDRIKYKSIAEVTEHTLQKDWSNKYNTVEEILASDRKARNTAEKFVRKITI